The Chitinophagales bacterium genomic sequence ATACACTAAGTTACGTAGTTTACCGTAGGGCAGGAATAAGGTTTAGCAATAGAGCTATTGTCTGCGCTATTTCACGCGTTTGCCCTGCATAGAATAGGCTCTTGATATATGAGGGTCTGTAAAATGATAAGAAAAGTTAATGCTATCGGTGTTGATAAATCCACCTGAGTTTATTACATAGTTCGCAGCAGAGGTAAAGGGTCCGCATTGTGAATAATTTAGTTTGTATTGTGTGCTATCCTCCATACCCCATAAATGGTTATCCATCTGTTTCGATTTATCAATTAATGTGGTATCAATAATCGTCATCTTCATGGCCGGCAATTGAGACGTCGTAAAGCCCGGATAATAACAATACACGGTGTCATCAATAGCATAGCTGAAATGAATTTTCACATCTCTGAATGTGTCTAAATGTAACTGGGCAGTATTATAGCTCCCATAGGTAATAATATCAACCACAAAATCACCGGTATAACTTTCCCTGAAATCAGTTTTGGGTGTTTCGTCCTGCTTTTGTGGTTCTGGCGTGGGAGCCTCTTCCTTTTTGCCGCAGGATAACAAAATGAGTATCAGAATAAGCGATGCAAGTACTTTTCTCATAGGGCTGAATATTAGATACACTAAATTTAAACTATTATTTTGCCTTGTTGTCATCATTTCTCTGCAATACTTACCCATATATTACCGTTACTTACCCTTAGAGGGTGCTTGATATGTAGCGGGTTGTATATCTTGTAATATAAATAAGGGTTATGAGAATAGTATTGAACAGGCTGTTCATGCTGCTGGTAGCAAGTACGCTACTGGTAGGCGCATGTAATAAGGACAATTATTCTACCGAACCGTTAGCTACCACCAATCCCGCGGTCACGGGCTACGGTATCTTCTCGGTTGATGGCAGCGGCAATCTCGTCATGAATGGCGTATCTGTCACCAACACCCCTTACCATTTTGATAATATCATTCGCGACAACCCCAATGCTAAAACGCTCATCATGAAAGATTGCCCCGGCTCTGAAGACGATGATGCTAACTTGCTCGCAGCACGCAAGATACGCCAGGCAGGTTTGAATATTCATGTTACGGCTACATCCGAGCTGGCCAGCGGTGCTGTCGATATGTTCTTTGCCGGCGTGAAAAGGACGATGGAGGCAGGCGCTAAATTCGGCGTTCACTCATGGACAGACGGCAAGAACGACGCTACAGATTTTCCCAAAGGTGACGCACAACATCAGCCATACATAGATTACTTTAAAGAAATGGGCCTCTCCCAACAGCAGGCCGAAGACTTTTATTACTTCACTATATATGCAGCTTCTCCCAACGATATCCACTGGATGACACAAGCTGAAATAGACAAATACGGACTATTGAACTAAGACGTTACCTGAACTTAAAAACCTTCATCAATTCATCTTTATAATTCCTGCCTACTGGTATAGTATTGCCCTGTACTACAAGTTCATTTTCTGTGAACGTGTCAATATGGTTCACATTCACGCAATAGGACCGGTGTACACGTACAAAATAATCCCTGTTCAACACATCCATTGTTTTGGTCAGTGTATTGCGTATCAGGTAGGTCTTTTCGGTGGTCACTATTTTTACATAGTTATCTTCCGCACTCAGAAAAAGTATATCATTCAAAAATTGTTTGATGAATTTGTGACCGTCTTTTATGAACACGTGGTTTTGTTTCAGATAGATATTTCCCTCGGTTGCTGCAGGCTGTTCTTCTTTGTTATCATTTTCATTCCTGTAGGCAAAGTTGTGCAGCGCCAGCTCTATCGATACCAGTAACGAGCTCGTTGTAAAAGGCTTTACAACATATGCCGCCGGAAAGGTATTTTTCGCCCTGTTCACAGTAGCAGCATCTGCATGTGCGGTAATGTATATGAATGGCGTGGGTTGCAGTTCATTAATGGCATAGGCAATGTCTACCCCGGTTTTATTACCTTTTATGCTGATGTCCAACAGCACCAGGTCGGGCGGCTCTTTTTTGAACATTTTGATCGCGCTGTCAATATTGTCGGTAATACCTGTTATCATATATCCGGCTTGTTTCAGTCTTGCGGCTATATCATGGGCCACCAGCAACTCATCCTCAACTATCTGTATTTTAAAAGGCTCCATAGTATTTTGTTTATGCGGTGTAAGGTATGGTAAGTGTAAACCGGGTCCCTCCATCAACTATTAAAGACAGGTAGCCGTTCAGTTGTTTTACAAACGTCTGTATCAGCTCTTTACCAAACGAGCCTTCTTTGTCCTTCCACTCATCTATATTTACACCTTTACCATTGTCCGCCACTTCCAGTTCCAGTTGGTCGGCCTTTCTTTTTAGTGTAATGCTTAATTCAGGGCTATTGTTATCTACGTAAGCATATTTAAAAGCATTGGTCACCAGCTCGTTGATAATAAGGCTCAATGGTATGGCCTGGTCTACATTCATCAGTTCATTATCTATATCCAGGTTTATTGCAATGTTGTCAGCATCATAGCCATAGGCGCTTTGCAGACTGTCTACCAGGTCGCTGATAAACTCCCTGATGTTTATCTCTGTAATATTGTCGCGTGTGTACAGGCGTTGGTGTATCAGGCTCATAGCTTCTATGCGTTGTTGCCCCTCTCTTACGGCCTTCGATGCTGCGCTGTCTTTTATCCTGAACGATTGCAGGCTCAGCAGGCTGGAGATGATCTGCAGGTTGTTCTTCACCCTGTGGTGCAGTTCTTTCATCAGCAGGGTTAGTTTGTCACTTTGTTTTTTTATCGTGGCAGTCGCTGCCCTTTGCCTGATGTATTGTACCAATACCAGCACGGCCAGCAAAGCTACTATGCCCAGCCCTATAGTAAGTCTTTTGTTATTCACTTTCTCGTGGGCTATACGTTCGTCTTTTTTCTCAGACTCGTACTGCTCCTTTAGTTCGGCAATGGTTTTTTGAACCTCCTTTCCCGACAGGCTGTCTTCCGTTTCTTTATGTTCTTTCAAAGCATTGTATGCCGTAAAGTAGTCACCCTCAAGTGCTGAAAGTTTTGACAGGTTCCTGGATGCCAGGCTATATAGTTTTGTCAGTGTTTTAGCCCGGGCTATTTCTTTTGCTTCCGTCAGGCTTTTTATCCCGTCTTTATACCTGCCAACAGCTTCAAAAGTACTCGCGTACATCATCAGGAGTTTTACTCTGTCTTGCGGAGCTTCTATGTTTTCTATCATATTTTCTGCCTTTCCCAGGTAGTAGAGTGCAGAATCAAAGTTGCCCAACTTGCTATAACATTCTCCGGCTATTGTGTAAGCATTTGTCAATTGCCTGGGTGTAGGGTCTACTTCTATACTGTAGTATATCGCCTGATGCAGGTAGGGTAATGCTTCTCTATACTTACCGGCAGTATTATATAGCATTGCAAGGTTCGTCAACACTACTGCCCTGTTCAATATATTTCCTGTCAGCTCATTCATTTCAAGCGCCTTCTTTGAGTAGTGGATACTCTCATCCAGGTTATTCAGCATGTCATATACTGCTGATAGCATGGTATACGAATTGGAAATACTTACAGTATCTTTTACCTCTGTTGCCACTTCCAGTTGCCGGTGTGCATACCGTAGTGCCGACTTTGCATCTCCTTTAGCCAGGTAGTATCCGGCTACGATATTCAAAGCATAAGTATAGTACACGCCTTTTTTGCCGGCAAGGTCATATTGCTCTATGGTCTTCAAAGCATATAGCTTTGAAGAGTCGTGCTGGTCGTTCGCAAAAAATACATTAGATAATGCAAAACAGGCTGTTGCTTGTTTTGTATGGTTACCACTTTTCCTGCCCATGGCAATGGCCTTATATGCATATTGCAGGCCAATTTTGGTTTCATATTCACTGGCAGTGCAAATGGCTGCCCAGGCATAGTTATCTGCACTGTCAGCGGCAGTAGTACATTGCGCCAATTTCTCAATATAATCACCCGCCGATTGCCCGTAGGTAATACTGGCCAGTACCAACAGCGCTATGGTGGCACTCAAATGACGTGTCATGTATGCTTTCGTTGTTTTGTGTAACATCACTACGGTATTACTTCTGTAAAATTAGACCATAGCGCCCCTTATAAAAACCACTCACCCACAAACTATTGTCGTTCGCCCCAATAATTTATTATCTGCGTTGTTGGCATGTAATATTGACTAAAACTTTAAATTATGAAAAAATCATTACTCGTCATTGCAGGTTTGACCTTTTCTATGGCCCTGCAGGCACAAATTACACTCAATAGTTCTAATGCGCCATCTACGGCTCAATGCCAGAGCAACGATACTTTCCGTAAATTAAGTACAACCGGCCTGCCCGACCTGTCTCCTAAAACAAATGCTACATGGGACCTGACAGGAATTGCTGATTTAGGCAGTTTCTTTACATACAACGGCGTAGCATCTTCCGGTGCTTTTCCCAACGCTACTTTTACACTATCTCGAAAGTATCTTTTCTCTGCTTTGAGTTACAACAATATAAGTATGTTTGGAATTACCGGCAGCGGTATTATTGACTATGGTGAACATATAGACCGTCAACCTTTGTCTATCGGTGCTCTCACAGGCGACCCCGGCGATAGTCTGGTCTTTGCTCAACAGGATATTATATACAGTCCGTCAGAAACGGTAATAAAGTATCCATGCACAATGAGTACTACCTGGACAGACGTAAATAGCTTTAATACGAAATTCAACCTTACGGTATCTGCTTATTCATTAAATAATACGCCGGGCGAAAGACGCACTGTAAGAACAGAAAAGAAAACTGTGAAGGGGTGGGGCAAGATGAAAGTAGATGATGAAAACGGTAATCCCACAGGATATATGGATGTTTTATTGGTAGAATTAGAGCGAAGCGTGAAAGACAGTTTCTACCTCGGCGGCAGCCCGGCTCCTGCCCCATTACTCACAGCCTTTGGTGTGTCCCAGGGGCAGGTATTGGATGAATATTTCCGATTCTTCTATCGTGCGGGTGAATTCAAACCTTTGCTTGAATTAGAATATACCAACAGCAGCTTTACGACAGTAAGTAGTGCCGAAGTACACAGTGAGAGATTGGCACCTACTTCTGTAAATACCATCAGTAAAGAGCAGATCAACATCTATCCTAACCCGGTAGCAAATGGCTCATTTACGGTAAAAGTAGATGGTGCGTATAAAAGCATCAGCTACCAATTGTACAATATGACGGGACAG encodes the following:
- a CDS encoding alpha/beta hydrolase; amino-acid sequence: MRIVLNRLFMLLVASTLLVGACNKDNYSTEPLATTNPAVTGYGIFSVDGSGNLVMNGVSVTNTPYHFDNIIRDNPNAKTLIMKDCPGSEDDDANLLAARKIRQAGLNIHVTATSELASGAVDMFFAGVKRTMEAGAKFGVHSWTDGKNDATDFPKGDAQHQPYIDYFKEMGLSQQQAEDFYYFTIYAASPNDIHWMTQAEIDKYGLLN
- a CDS encoding T9SS type A sorting domain-containing protein produces the protein MKKSLLVIAGLTFSMALQAQITLNSSNAPSTAQCQSNDTFRKLSTTGLPDLSPKTNATWDLTGIADLGSFFTYNGVASSGAFPNATFTLSRKYLFSALSYNNISMFGITGSGIIDYGEHIDRQPLSIGALTGDPGDSLVFAQQDIIYSPSETVIKYPCTMSTTWTDVNSFNTKFNLTVSAYSLNNTPGERRTVRTEKKTVKGWGKMKVDDENGNPTGYMDVLLVELERSVKDSFYLGGSPAPAPLLTAFGVSQGQVLDEYFRFFYRAGEFKPLLELEYTNSSFTTVSSAEVHSERLAPTSVNTISKEQINIYPNPVANGSFTVKVDGAYKSISYQLYNMTGQVVAANILPANGTVSLPADVPAGNYFIKLQTEGGAYGVKQVNIVK
- a CDS encoding LytTR family transcriptional regulator DNA-binding domain-containing protein, producing the protein MEPFKIQIVEDELLVAHDIAARLKQAGYMITGITDNIDSAIKMFKKEPPDLVLLDISIKGNKTGVDIAYAINELQPTPFIYITAHADAATVNRAKNTFPAAYVVKPFTTSSLLVSIELALHNFAYRNENDNKEEQPAATEGNIYLKQNHVFIKDGHKFIKQFLNDILFLSAEDNYVKIVTTEKTYLIRNTLTKTMDVLNRDYFVRVHRSYCVNVNHIDTFTENELVVQGNTIPVGRNYKDELMKVFKFR
- a CDS encoding tetratricopeptide repeat protein, producing MLHKTTKAYMTRHLSATIALLVLASITYGQSAGDYIEKLAQCTTAADSADNYAWAAICTASEYETKIGLQYAYKAIAMGRKSGNHTKQATACFALSNVFFANDQHDSSKLYALKTIEQYDLAGKKGVYYTYALNIVAGYYLAKGDAKSALRYAHRQLEVATEVKDTVSISNSYTMLSAVYDMLNNLDESIHYSKKALEMNELTGNILNRAVVLTNLAMLYNTAGKYREALPYLHQAIYYSIEVDPTPRQLTNAYTIAGECYSKLGNFDSALYYLGKAENMIENIEAPQDRVKLLMMYASTFEAVGRYKDGIKSLTEAKEIARAKTLTKLYSLASRNLSKLSALEGDYFTAYNALKEHKETEDSLSGKEVQKTIAELKEQYESEKKDERIAHEKVNNKRLTIGLGIVALLAVLVLVQYIRQRAATATIKKQSDKLTLLMKELHHRVKNNLQIISSLLSLQSFRIKDSAASKAVREGQQRIEAMSLIHQRLYTRDNITEINIREFISDLVDSLQSAYGYDADNIAINLDIDNELMNVDQAIPLSLIINELVTNAFKYAYVDNNSPELSITLKRKADQLELEVADNGKGVNIDEWKDKEGSFGKELIQTFVKQLNGYLSLIVDGGTRFTLTIPYTA